In Natrinema versiforme, the following are encoded in one genomic region:
- a CDS encoding ATP-binding cassette domain-containing protein, translating to MSEPILETVELRKQFGNLIANDGISLQVEAGEIHGIIGPNGSGKSTFFNTVTGFYDADGGSVYFDGTDITDASPDAIARRGLGRTFQIASPFRDLSVRENLLSVYTAGLRSGLRITEGKRERAQEIIERLEIEHIADHEASDISGGQQQLLELGRILMLDPQCIMLDEPTAGVNPALQNRILDHLHELNEEGQTFVIIEHDMSVISGLTDRVTVFDQGKVVMDGDFETVTSDERVREAYLGAETDPDAGLGDALGAGSDSSAAADPSASEANGGAATASGGGSSAAATGASATTQVVETDADLIGEQRRLVADDIVTGYGNHTVIDDVSVESHDGVTCIFGPNGSGKSTLLKALVGAVPVWSGSISLGETDITETNAAENLQHGMVMLPQDGGIFGSLTVRENLLLGGFRVDRDVRRERLDTVLEAFPDLEDKLDAKGSSLSGGQQMMLSFGRAMMTGSELFLLDEPSAGLSPALVDDVFEMTQTLVEQGAQVILVEQNVREALRIADYVYILAQGRLQFDGPAAELLDEDELVELYLGLE from the coding sequence GTGAGCGAACCGATACTCGAGACTGTGGAGTTACGGAAACAGTTCGGCAACCTGATCGCGAACGACGGGATCTCCCTGCAGGTCGAGGCGGGCGAGATCCACGGGATCATCGGCCCGAACGGGAGCGGCAAGTCGACGTTTTTCAACACGGTAACCGGGTTCTACGACGCCGACGGGGGGTCGGTCTACTTCGACGGGACCGACATCACCGACGCGTCGCCGGACGCGATCGCGCGACGCGGCCTCGGCCGGACGTTCCAGATCGCCTCTCCGTTCCGGGACCTCTCCGTCAGGGAGAACCTGCTGAGCGTCTACACCGCCGGCCTCCGCTCGGGACTCCGGATCACCGAGGGGAAACGCGAGCGCGCCCAAGAGATCATCGAGCGCCTCGAGATCGAACACATCGCCGACCACGAGGCCAGCGACATCAGCGGCGGCCAACAGCAACTCCTCGAGCTCGGACGGATCCTGATGCTCGACCCCCAGTGTATCATGCTCGACGAGCCGACTGCGGGGGTGAACCCGGCGTTGCAGAACCGAATTCTCGATCATCTGCACGAACTCAACGAGGAGGGGCAGACCTTCGTGATCATCGAACACGACATGAGCGTTATCTCCGGACTCACGGACCGCGTCACCGTCTTCGATCAGGGAAAGGTCGTGATGGACGGCGACTTCGAGACGGTGACCAGCGACGAGCGCGTCCGAGAGGCGTATCTCGGCGCGGAGACCGATCCCGACGCCGGACTCGGTGACGCACTCGGAGCCGGTTCCGACTCGAGTGCGGCCGCGGACCCGTCCGCGAGCGAGGCCAACGGCGGCGCGGCGACGGCGTCGGGGGGCGGCTCGAGCGCGGCGGCGACGGGTGCGAGCGCAACGACGCAGGTCGTCGAGACCGACGCCGATCTGATCGGCGAGCAGCGCCGACTCGTCGCGGACGACATCGTCACTGGCTACGGCAATCACACCGTGATCGACGACGTTTCCGTCGAGAGCCACGACGGCGTCACCTGCATCTTCGGCCCCAACGGCAGCGGGAAGTCGACGCTACTCAAAGCGCTCGTCGGCGCGGTCCCCGTCTGGTCGGGTTCGATCTCGCTCGGCGAGACGGATATCACCGAGACGAACGCCGCCGAGAACCTCCAACACGGCATGGTGATGCTCCCGCAGGACGGCGGCATCTTCGGCTCCCTGACAGTCAGGGAGAACCTCCTGCTCGGCGGATTCCGCGTCGACCGCGACGTTCGTCGCGAACGGCTCGACACCGTCCTCGAGGCGTTTCCCGATCTCGAGGACAAACTCGACGCGAAGGGCAGTTCCCTTTCGGGCGGCCAACAGATGATGCTGAGTTTCGGGCGGGCCATGATGACCGGCTCGGAGCTGTTCCTCCTCGACGAGCCGTCGGCGGGACTCTCCCCGGCGCTCGTCGACGACGTCTTCGAGATGACCCAGACGCTCGTCGAGCAGGGCGCACAGGTAATTCTCGTCGAACAGAACGTTCGCGAGGCGCTGCGAATCGCCGATTACGTCTACATTCTCGCACAGGGTCGTCTGCAGTTCGACGGCCCGGCGGCGGAACTGCTCGATGAAGACGAACTCGTCGAACTCTATCTCGGTCTCGAGTGA